cccaggtgccccaagaatgtgCCTTCTAAAACTTAGGACAATCAGGCCACTTTTGTCCTCGAAGTCCTGCAATGGCCCTCCATCTCTCATAATCAAAACCAACGTCCTTCCATGTCACGTGAGcaacccctcctcctcctgctcacttcTCTGAGCAACTCCGACTACCTTTCCCTTCGGTAATTCTGCTCCAGCCACCCTGagctctttcctccttctcactCTTCGTGTTGTGTCATTATTTCCTATGTCTTATGGTCACCTGTACCCTGTTAGAATGTAAGCAGAACATGTGCTCTACAAGGGCGTGAGTCTTTGTTTTATCCACTGCTGTACCCTAAGAGACAAGCCGGTATgaagcacatagtagatgctcaagtCAAAACTGCTCAAAGAGTGAATTTCTAGTCTCTCAGACTAGAAACTATAAGGAGCTCAGCCATGGTACTGGATTCCTTCCTCTTAAAAATAACCTGGGccaggggtgcctcagtggctcagtgggttaaagcctctgctttcggatcaggtcatgatcccagggtcctgggatcgagccccgcatagggctctctgctcagtggggagcctgcttccccccctcccccgcctgcctctctgcctacttatgatccctctgtcaaataaataaataaaatcttttaaaaatttttttaaaaaatccttgaaaaaaaatatcCTGGGCCAGTtgttcatccatttatccatctatGAATCATCCATTCAGGGTAAGCTCCAGCAATTATAATGTGCTCCGCACAGGTAGCAGGGACGGAAGTGAAAGGCCGAGGCTTCGCTTATGCGCACGGCGCAGAGACAAGAAACCATACCAACACAAGGTGGCCTGTTAACGGACTTGACAGAAGAAAGCCAGCAACGGACCAGGGCTGGAGAGGCAGGGGCCATCAGGACAGGCTTTCCAGAACAGGTAAGTTAGCTCTTGGACTAAGTTTTGAAGGAGTTAATGAAAGAAGGTGGGTAGAgactggaggaagaggagggaagagccATTTTCAGCAGAGGACACGGCTGACCGCAACACAGACAGCGGGTGGGAGCAGGCAATCCGGGGGAAGCCCAGACGGTTCGGTGTAGCTAGGGTCTTGGGGCGCAGGGGACGTGTGAAGGTGGGGAGGTCCTCTCTCACTCATGCTGTATCATCTGATTTAATCCTGAAGTGGAAGGGTAGTTATTCATGTCCCATTTCGGGTTTGTACTTTAGAAATTTCTGGTAGGACGCAGCGTGGTAAGATGGGGCCCTGAGAAAAACTCTACAGACAGGTACGGAATTTTAATTCAGAGTTGGAAACCTAGTATAAACTGGTATGATAAAGAGCTCCAAGAACTGTAATTTTTGACCGAAGGTAATGTGACAAggatcatcatcattattatcttTTACTGTGTTTTCagaagactcttttttttttttaaagattttatttatatatttgacagagagagatcacaagtatgcagagagagtgagagggaagcaggctcccttcagagcagagagcccgacgtgggactcgatcccaggaccctgagatcatgacctgagccgaaggcagcggcttaaaccactgagccccccaggtgcccccagaagacTCTTAAGAAGAGAACACTGAAAGAAAGATGCCGTAAGCATATCCGATTCAACTCCAAATCCCAAAAGAAGTGGaacacagagaataaaaaaggtCCACAAAGACAACCAACATCAATGTCACTCTTGAGTCCACAAGGAACTCACGAGGGCCCGAAAGAGGGCTCCCATGCCAAAAGAAATACCTAGTCCACCCATCACCTGCCCCCTGTCATGCCCTTCGGAACATCTCGGAGTTTTCTTTTCAGAAGATCCCAACACTCAATGGCTACTTGGCACTCTAGAGCTCCAGTAATCCCCCGGCTTCCAACAGTAAAACTGATCTTTCTCCTTCAAGCAAGGGGGAGGGATTCCCTGAATCACAGGCATGGTTACCTCAACCAACCACTCTGCTTTTCAAGGGCACAAAAGATCTTTCTCAATTGTCCTCTTTCACAACATGCCTTGCTAGCCAAGCCCTAGATGTGAGTTTGGCTTGGAAGACCCTTTGTAGGTGACTGGAAAAGAACCAGAACCACCCCTGGCGTCGATACAAAACGAAGCTTTCCTAGGACAGTAAGAGCAATAGGTTCTCTGTTTTGCAGTTTCAGCCCTACTGGCCAAGAGTCTGTCAATGAGTGAATTTCACGTCTCCCTAAATACTCCAGATgttcaaaaaagagaaacagatttcAGGCACAGCGAGATCCTCGAACTATACCCATTTCTCCTTTAGGGTAGCACTTGGAATTAGGAGGGGGAAAACGAGAGGAAAGCTGAAGGGAAGAAAGCTAAATACGGCTCCAAGCACACGGATCAAGGCTCATAAAGTATGTCgggcatgtgtgtgtctgtgtgcatgaaCACAGGCACGTGTGTGTCATACATGCATAAAACCTGAGTACTTGATGTTATCTGTTTAAACTCTCCatgttataaaattatttccacAAGCTATAGAGAAACAAGTACCTTTTGAAGTGATTTTTCAGTATCTGTTGAACTTCTAAAATGATAACTAACCCTTTGGAACATATTGTGCCTTTTGATGCTTTGTTTCAAAATGTCTAATGGAGGAACATGACACTGTGAAACCTGAAGTCTAAGCACAAATTTGAAAATGTACTCAAAGGGAAGTTTTCCTTTTTGGGTCCTTTCATTCAACAGTGAAGTGATTTTTCTAAGAGGtaaaggtaaaaaaataataaagtttctcAGAGATTGCTCAATTGTTCTGCATTTAAATCTCTGCCCTCTGGGGAGAGTTCTTGTAGAAAAGGAAGGCAAGGTTGTTAATAGGCAATAAAACGCTTTGGATCCTTGTTTAAATCCTGCTGTTCTTTTGCCTcttaaaaaagatacatttttcccCATTCGGTAGGTTGTcattttgttgacggtttcctttggGGGTGCAAGAGCTTTTTATTTGGTATAGTCCTgagagtttatttctgcttttgtttcccttgactaaGAAGacaaattttagagaaaaatgtttctatggttGATGTtgaagagcttactgcctatggtGTCTTTTTCggtttgcaaatgatatagctGGTAAGGGggtaatatcaaaaatatataaaataataattcatttatatatattatatataaatatattataacttaattacatataattatatttaattatattaaattgtattatattatataattatatttaacatatatttattaatatatataatatataaaataaaatataaacaactcaacacccaaataacatataatctgattttaaaataggcagaggacctgaacacggggcacctgggtgagttaaagtctctgccttcggctcaggtcatgaaaccagggttctgggaccgagccccacctggggctctctgctcagcagggagaatatttcccctctctctgcctgcctctctgccttcttgtgatctctgtcaaataaataaataaaatcttttaaaaaaataaaagaataaaaatgggcagaggacctgaacagacatttctccaaagcagacaAATGGCCAAccgacaaatgaaaagatgttcagcgtCACTCATCATCGGGAAACTGGAAAACAGAACCATGATGAGGTgtcactttacacctgtcagaacggcaagaatcaaaaagacaagataatAGTGTTggcaggaggtggagaaagaggaactctcgtgcacagctggtgggaatgcaaactggtgcagtcactgtggaaaacaggacGGAAGTTCctcaaatataaaattagaattataatcctggggcgcctgggtggctcagtgggttaaagcctctgccttcggctcaggtcatgatcccagtgtcctgggatcaagccccacatcgggctctctgctcagcagggagcctgcttcctcctctctctgcctgcctctctccctacttgtgatctctgtctatcaaataaataaataaaatctttaaaaaaaaataaaattcgaattataatccagtaattccaccactgggtatcgacccaaagaaaacaaaaacactaattcgaaaGGATATATGTACCCCTGTGTTTATTCCAGCACTGTTTACAGAAACCAAGAtaaatggaaacaatccaagtgtccatcagtagaagAACGGATAAGAAAGTTGTGGTACGTACAGCTGCAGAAAGGAATGAGATCAGGCATCtgcaacgacatggatgaacctagggTTGTAgcactaagtgaaacaagtcagagaaaaataccaCAGGGTTCCACTCTtacgtggaatttaaggaacaaaacacacaaagaaacaaaaataacaggCTCTTAAATACGGAGGGGGTAGGGGTGAACAGGGTGATGGGGATTAGAGGACACTtatttgatgagcactgagtaatgcacagaattggtgaatcattatattgtactcctgaaactgcTACAACGCTGTACgttaattacacttcaatttttaaaaaaaggaaaagaaaaatgatccatTTTAAACTTTCAgggctttttttgtgtgttgggggAAGGGTCAAAATGgtcttgcctttgtttccctagGAATGGACAACTTCAAGACAAGCAAGGACACTGTACAACTCAAATATAAAAAGGCATatatatgtggggtttttttttttaaaggaaaagagtcTAAAATTTGTCTGAAATTTCTTATTTCAAATAGCAAATCAGTTTGAAAATATGTAAACCATAATTTCTTCCTATACTAATTTAATTTTACCTATTACTAAAGAAAATCCTTCCGAGAAATTCCTCTAATATGAAAATCATGTCTTAAACCACCgttctaaataaatatatcatttgattCAACATGGAAGTGGCAGCAAGAACAAGCTGGAAAAGAGACTTTATctcaaatgagaaaaagacagaaaaaaaaaacacaaaaagacctaaatccaaaaggaaacaaaaagtaaTGGAGACGAGAAAACGCACTTGGTCTTCTCAtgttaaatggaaataatcaCAGCACCTACTCCACAGGACTGTTAGGAGAATGACACAAACTCATTCATACAAAGCACTGGAAATCGTGTCTAGGTGCTCAATTTAGTGTTTAGTAAATATTAGTGCTAATTATTGTCACTGGTGATGGCTCATGTTATCAGGCCATTTTTGGCTTTCCCACTGGGGCAGGCAAACCGTCTTGAGGGGTTCACAATCTTGGGAAAATCTTGGCTGTAAAGGATGGCAGCCCAATTTCACAGGGGGAACACACTGAGAAACTGCCCCAGATTTCTCAAATCCAGAAACAAGAGAAGGTAATTACGGAGGATCCAACCTGTGAAGGAAGAGCTATCacctaagagagagagagagataagattTGTTCTGCATCTTCCAGAGAGACAGCCTTGACCTCAGTTGTGAAAGTTACAAAGGAACGCGTTGTCTGCAAGAAAGACTCTTCAACATGGAAAACACTGACCTCATAAAAGGACAGGCTGCCCTGAAGGGTGGACAGTGTACTGTCACTGAGTGTGAACGCAGGACAAGGGTGATCAGAAGGTTCCTTAACCAGTCCCTGCTAGATGACAATCAGGACAACAGCCACGGTGTTGAGGACAGCTGACCCTTCGACAGGAACTGCCCAGCAATGCTGGACTTTACATATACTGACCCACGTCCTCCTCTCCACCGCACGGCTCAGAAGCCCATGTTCCTAACCACCACGATCCGCTGCCTACCCCTGACTTCAGAAACCTGAGCAAGTTGTTTCTTtggcctctctctgtgtctgtctcatttgcaaaatgagaaaaGTGGCATTTATCTCAGATGGTAGtgataaaaagtaaatgaaataaatttgtttAGTACCCAGaagagtgcctgacacatagcaagTACCTTATATGCAATTTCTTTTTACAGAAAGGTCATTGcaacttttaagaaaaatttttacttGGATGGCAAGTTAAGGAAGGCATAAAGAATTGTCTTGGGGCTACAGTGAGCAATCTAATTTTTTCTATCACGTAAGTGGGACTCACGGCTTGCTGATTTAAGATGGATTCTCTAACGAAACGAAACAAGCCATGAAAAAGATGGGCAAAACTGAAGCAGGAGTTCTGCATGGGATCCAATTCTCTGTATACTTTGTCACGGCTGATCGTAAGGCCTTGAGAAAAGGGGTCTCGTCCATCACCCGCTGCTGACTTCTCTTAACACCCTCAAGGCCTTGGCCAGTAACTCAGCTACACTTTCAGCAGAATCTTTACTTGCTTCACACACTGGACTCAACCTAGGTCTCCTTAACCAACTCTTAAGCCTAGGTCAGTCCAACCACTTCTTTTGCATCTGCCATCCAGCCGCACCCTGGCATCCAACGGGGCCTGGTCAACCTTCCTCTCAACCCCGAGTCACTGCCTTACAGATTTTCACAAGGCAACATTAAATCTTTCTTTTGCTCAAGCTTCTCAATCTACTCCCACCCACCCTCAAACACTCTAGACTACTGGGTAATTAGAAAACAGAACCAATCAGATACaaatcctttcctcttttcataTACTTTCCCCCACACCCACAAGCTCCTGCAAAAGCAAATCAATTCAGCATGTACTGATATCTTTGTTCcagcctcttcccctctcctttctgctttcagaggggggaaaaaaaatgcctccAAACCTCCTTTCTCAGGCTGACCCTTTCTTCTATTTGCAGATGCTACCCCGGAAATGCAGGTTACAACACCttctttggtttgttgttttgGAAGTTATTCCCATCTCCCACCTCTCTCTTGGATCTTCAGACTTTTTCTCAATGCTCTATATACacagtcttaagaaaaaaattttttttcttagtcttgATTCCCTCATAAACCTTGACACTTTCTCCGTCTTACTGCCAAATATCTAAGAGTGGTCTGTCTCTTGGTGTGGGTGTGCAACCAGCTGACCTAACATGATAAACCCACACTGGAAGGCATCTCGATACAGATTATTCTTGGTTACAATCAATCTTTTGAGTATGCTCAAAGGTTCTGACATCCAGCACCCATAGATTTGgtgaccatcttttttttttccattttcatcgTGTTTTAAGCGAACACAATAAAGGAAAATAGACCACAGCGAATTGTTATACATGACAGGCTATACTTTAGCTAAATGTTGATGTGCTTGGGGATGTGCAGCACCAGGTTCATTAGCTTAGCAGTACTAAGACCTTATAACTGTTTTTTGAAGGACAGGTCACATGAGTTAAGCCCTTAAAAGTAATGACTAAAGTTACAAACAATAATACAACGTAAATGGTCTATATAAACTCTGAGAGCCTCATCTGATTTAAAATTTACCacccatacagaaaaataagctAATAGAAATAAAGGTTTCCCTATACCTTCAGAGAAAAGGATCTGGCCACAGGACCTAAAATGGGAAAGAAGATGATGTATTCAATAAGAAAGCAAGGGGAGAAaacggggggagggaggggcaagggTCAGATCCCCCCGGATCCCCTGGGCCAGAATTAGTACATTCTGGTATACCATAAACATAACAGGAAGCAAAGGAGAAGCCTTAAGCTGGACGATGGAAGGATCGATCAgacatgtaattttaaaaggatTACTTTAGTTGCTGTATGGAGAATGAATGGACACCTGACCAGAGCGTGTGAGAGGGACGGGTGAAAGGGATGAGTGGGAAATAGGCTACTTTGGAAGTCTCTGAGGGAAATGAATGGTAGCCTGGGGGCAGCGTGGCCGCAGAGATGAAAACGGGGGATAGATTCCGGAAGAGAAAATCACTAAGACTTAGGGAAGatatggggaaagaaaaggaagagagatgtCAAGGACATGTTGGTTTCccaaatttatatacatatatacacggAAATGAGGAGCAAAATAACTTGTACAATGTATACTGAATTAACAGAAATTACCAATGTGAAGGGCAGATGAATTTTCCATAGTAAAAGGCAGACTTTTAGTTTTTACTATATAGATATCTGCAttgtttaaatacttttaaaatcagcAGGTGTACATTCTTTCATAGTTTAATTAACatgcaataaaaaagaaacaaagcatttGCCTGGCTGAAAAGGACAGGAATGGCATTTTCGGGGGGAGAACAATCCATCCAAAGGCACAAACACATGAAAGTACACGGTGCATTTAAAGAAGATCAAGGAGTCTAGCGTTCGCAGAGTAAGAAGGAAGGATGTGTGCTCTGAGAGGATGAGCAGAATTGTGAAGCTGTTTTACAGTGAATGAAGGACCTTATTATATGCCAGGTTACGGAAAGCATTCCCTACGCTGTGGGAAATGGGGAAGCACATAAAGTTTTCAAGCAGGAGGGTGAAAAACCAATCAAGTTTCTATTTCAGGAAGATCACTTTAGAGGCAGAGTGAAGACTgggccagaagggaggtgggaaaaTGGGTGAGATCACTTAGGCTGGAACCCAAGTTTAATCAGaggcaaagaaacagagaaggggagaggtcTCAGATTCACTTCAGGAGACAGGACTTAGCGATTACACTGGATGTGATAGGGTAAAGGGAAAAGTCAAAGACACTTCCCATGGTTTCTAGTTTAGAAAATCAGCTAGTGAGGACATCAATTTAGGTAACTCAAGAACAGGTTCAATGATACTGAATTTTGTTTTGGAGATGCTGAGGTTAAAGTGCCTCTGGAAGCAGGTCAAGGTATCCACCAGGAAGCTGGCTATACAGGTTTGAACTGGAGGAACGAGGTCAGGACTGGAGTACATGAACTACTACCCAGAACAGAGAATTTTCAGCCTATGGACACAATCTTACCCTCGACATAATTTCATTGAATTCTTAAGGCAACTTTCAAAAGTTGACCAGTTCCATTTATTCTCATAGTTGTAAAAATTCCACATAATTCTTAAAATCTCCAAAAGCAGTAACTTAGAAAGCTGGAGATTTTTATCTTggtctctcttttatttcttccccttccctttttgTCTGCCATTCTATCTATCTAGTAAAGGAAGATATAGGAAgcataatataaaaacatttgatattaaatatttctgtattttgtctTAGTtgtaaaaggcaaagaaaagaacattttacaATTCTACCTTTAATAAAATCTAAGTTAAATAATGATTTACCTATGTGACTCTCCActgattttctcttccttgtcacTGACCCTTAATCAAGTAGCATCCCCAAGGCAGTCAGCTCCAGCTCTGGCTTTAACTACACAGGTTCCTGCAACTATTCCACAGTTCTGTTGTTGCACACTGTCAGAAATCCAAGTCACACTGTACCTCTGTCTAACCGATGGTGCCCTAGTTTgatgggaggtggagaggaaggaCCTGTTGGCAAGGAAACAGCTGCTTCCTTCCTGAGCCAGGGAAACCAGGAAGGTGACAGATGGGCAGAGCAGAAAAGCAGCCAAAAGCTGCTTTGGCTCCTTGTTGGCAAGGATTTTTCACTGAGGCACAACTGGATATTTTAAAGCATATCAATGATTGAGAGACCTATCTGCCTGGGTGCTCTGATGAAGTTCAACAGGGCTTCCCACATTTTCTACATCTGAGAAACTTTTAAGTTTGCAGTGGTACAAAGAACCTGGTCTCAGCCTATGTAGAATGGGCTAAGACTGCAAGGCACTGTCCCATTTTCCTTCAGGATTATACCCAAGAGAATGCACTTTCTGgcttaaaattgttttttcttaaacTCTCCTGTAGTTCTATTTGCACAACTTATtagaattaatattaaaatttcattagaAAATGGTGTGTGTTTACTTTATatagttaatttaaaaagatttgttgcaaactttcatatttttttcttttatcattcccCCTCCCAGCCACTTGTGTACCCAGAAAATTAAATACCCAAGGATTCCTGGATAAAATAGACAACCATTAGATCGATATGTTATagctaacatattttttaaaaattgctgtaaATAGCTAAGTTTTTCGTCAAATAGAAATGATCAATCActgaaaaataacattaaaaattagtGTGGGCATgaaatatggaattttaaaacatCAGTTTACTATGCTATTAATTCAACATTTATATTTGCATCAGAACTTAATAATCCCATAAATAAATAGAGctctcaattattttaaaaaatcaagggaTAACATATGTATTTAAACATATTAGCAGCATAAAGACGTATGCTTCAACACACTTATTGGAAAACGTCTGAAAATATTACTACACTGAATTCAAGGGCATCTGCAGAAACCTGACATAAAAGTTCTATAGAGTAACAATATTTCAGGAAAttccaaaaaaaggaagagggtcAAATAGGAAATAGCCTCAAATTAATTGACAAAGTTCAGTGCTTGCTCcgacttgatttttttcctctccgttgcaaaacaaaaacaaaacagaaaacaaacgaacaaaaaaaccGAGTCTCAGGATGGGTGGGTGAATCACTTAGATGAAAGTTCATCTACTGGAATAAATGGAGAGGCCGCTTGGGCAGGCGACACAGGAGAGTCGGTGGTAGTGCTGACTTTCGCTGGTGAGTTACACGAAGATCCCGCACTGCTGCTGTTTCCGTCGAGGGTATCCGACGATACACACACACCAGGATCTGACAGCTGCGCAACGTCAGAAGAAAGCATGTTGGTGATGCCCTGGAAAAATCTCTTTGGCTGATACTCAGTTtccatttcacattttcttttcaatggTCCAAGAACACTTGGTCTAATGCAATTGATGGGACTCTGGCTTCTCCGGGTAGTAAATCGAGTCGTTGGGCTGGGAATGGGGCTCGGAGGCAATCCATTGCTACTCACAAAACTTTGCAAGGAGGGTGAAAAACACTGCTTCCCAATCCCCCGGGTGGGCGACGGTGCTGGTGACACCGGAATGAAATCGATGCGCTTCGGGGAGGCGGACTTCTCCACGTCGTTGTCACTCAGGCTGAAACTTTCCTCCCAGGAGTGGCTTATCTGCATTGCGTTCTGCACCTCGCGCTCGTGGACGGTCTCTCGGTTGATCAAGTCCATGCCCTCCTCCTGTTTGATCTGGTGCAAGCGGCTGCTGTGCATGCGGACGGGGGAGGCCGGCAGTAGCAGGCCGTGGCGGTTCTGGAACGTCGTGCTGTTCCGCCTGGCGCTCGGCGCCTCGGCCTGGAACACCGGCGAAGTGTCACTGAGGCCGTGGATCAGGGGGGCGCTGTTAGACCTCCTGAGGCCCCCGCCGGCACCGCTGCCGCCGCCCTCCGCCGGGCTCCCGCCAGTACCCGGAGGCAACTCCAGGTCTAGCTCCATCTTCTCCTGAGCCATGTCTGGGGCAGGGAGGCGGGGGCGGCGCTCAGAGACCTAGGACTCCCATTCCCCGCAGTCCAGGGCCAgggccaccgccgccgccgccgccgcgaatCTGTCAGCGGGCTCGTCCTTTTGCGCATGCGTGCCCTTTCGCGCAGGCGCCCTGAGATTTCCCTCTCCGTGGCGCTTGCTTAATGCGTAATAGCCGCCCGCAGCcctagggggaggggcaaggagtGGTTGGGCAGCTACTCAATCCATTTCTTCCGCAATTAGTTATCGAGCTGCAAGCTCTCGGCTACGCATGTTAATAAGGTTACCATGTCCCGGAGTATGCATTTGTAAAAGGAGACCCTGAAAGGCCGACGGTGATATGGGGCTATATGAAGGGGAGTAGAGCTTGGCCTAACCAGGGAGGGCTTCCCTGAGGAAGGGACCATCTGCTGAGATCAGGAGGAGACAAAATGGGTGCAGGATAGTCAACCGTCCAGGAAGCGGG
Above is a window of Meles meles chromosome 11, mMelMel3.1 paternal haplotype, whole genome shotgun sequence DNA encoding:
- the PABIR1 gene encoding PPP2R1A-PPP2R2A-interacting phosphatase regulator 1, which encodes MAQEKMELDLELPPGTGGSPAEGGGSGAGGGLRRSNSAPLIHGLSDTSPVFQAEAPSARRNSTTFQNRHGLLLPASPVRMHSSRLHQIKQEEGMDLINRETVHEREVQNAMQISHSWEESFSLSDNDVEKSASPKRIDFIPVSPAPSPTRGIGKQCFSPSLQSFVSSNGLPPSPIPSPTTRFTTRRSQSPINCIRPSVLGPLKRKCEMETEYQPKRFFQGITNMLSSDVAQLSDPGVCVSSDTLDGNSSSAGSSCNSPAKVSTTTDSPVSPAQAASPFIPVDELSSK